A single region of the Ziziphus jujuba cultivar Dongzao chromosome 10, ASM3175591v1 genome encodes:
- the LOC112490651 gene encoding receptor-like protein 6, translated as MKRVNQSTLLFYSLVISCCCIFVTHSLNSSSTTTFSCLPHQSSVLLQLKGEFTLRQPDEHSFLYSHSKYPKMRNWKAGSDCCLWDGVACNMATGHVVSLDLSGSWLLGPLLSNSSLFSLVHLRKLNLALNDFNSCPIPSEFGQLSRLTHLNLSHSSFHGDIPSEISMLINLISLDLSCWPFGLYIREGELGRLIHNMTNLSLLYLDFVNLSSSPVPQSMANQSSLTHLSVRNCYLYGEFPQNIFQLPNIQSIDLSHNIDLTGSVPEFNSSSHLKSLVILRTSFSGKLPDSIGNLKSLNVLHLKVSSFSGTVPSSLWNLSELVDVDLFHNHFTGQLPYTLGRLAKLTSVKLDDNEFSGQIPSSLENLTKLTHFSIYYNSFHGQFPARLPYLIQSLSLGYNKLTGSIPSHNLNLTFLQSLVLSNCFFSGVIPSSLFTLPSLQSLNLEHNQYTDLDISNSSKIEILSLSGNKLNGVIPSSISKLQKVTQLFLDSNNFSGRLDLGIFSELSNLHLLDLSNNSHLSQISVDTNSTLPKFKLHFLTSCNISEFPDFLKTQDELVSLSLSGNRIDSPIPNWFFSIGRNTLEYLSLSENLISGWEEIPSTLPWKELKSLHMHSNMMQGPLVVPPMSIEEFYISNNSLTGEIDPSFCKLSKLEGLDASNNYLSEMKA; from the exons ATGAAGAGAGTCAATCAATCAACCCTCTTATTTTACAGTCTGGTGATCTCTTGCTGCTGTATCTTTGTTACACATTCCTTGAATTCCTCCTCCACTACTACTTTCTCTTGTCTGCCACACCAAAGCTCTGTTTTACTCCAACTAAAAGGAGAGTTCACACTAAGGCAGCCTGATGAGCATTCATTTCTCTACTCTCATAGCAAATATCCTAAGATGAGAAATTGGAAGGCTGGTAGCGATTGCTGTTTGTGGGACGGAGTGGCATGCAATATGGCAACAGGTCATGTAGTGAGCCTAGACCTTAGTGGCAGCTGGCTTCTTGGGCCTTTGCTTTCTAACAGCAGCCTTTTCAGCTTGGTTCATCTCCGAAAGCTCAACCTTGCCTTGAATGACTTCAACTCATGCCCCATTCCCTCTGAGTTTGGCCAACTATCCAGGTTAACCCATCTCAATCTCTCTCACTCTTCGTTTCATGGGGATATCCCATCTGAAATCTCTATGCTTATAAATCTTATCTCACTTGATCTTTCCTGTTGGCCATTTGGATTGTATATAAGAGAAGGTGAGCTGGGAAGGCTTATCCACAACATGACCAATTTAAGTCTACTTTACCTTGACTTTGTGAATCTTTCTTCTTCGCCAGTGCCTCAATCGATGGCAAATCAATCTTCCTTGACACATCTCTCTGTTCGCAATTGCTATTTGTATGGTGAATTTCCACAGAATATCTTCCAGTTGCCTAACATACAATCCATTGATCTGTCACATAATATTGATCTTACAGGTTCTGTACCGGAATTTAATTCTAGCAGTCACCTCAAGTCATTGGTTATCTTAAGAACCAGTTTCTCAGGGAAATTGCCCGATTCCATTGGCAACCTCAAGTCCTTGAATGTTTTACATCTCAAAGTATCTTCTTTTTCAGGGACAGTTCCTTCTTCACTTTGGAACCTTTCTGAACTCGTAGATGTTGACCTCTTCCATAATCATTTCACAGGTCAGCTTCCATATACTCTTGGGAGACTTGCAAAGCTCACTTCCGTTAAGCTTGATGACAATGAATTCAGTGGTCAAATTCCATCTTCACTTGAAAACCTCACAAAACTAACACATTTCAGTATTTATTATAATTCTTTCCATGGACAATTCCCAGCCAGACTCCCATACCTTATCCAATCTCTATCTCTTGGATATAACAAACTGACAGGCTCAATCCCATCTCATAATCTTAACTTGACCTTCCTTCAGTCCCTTGTTCTGTCTAACTGTTTTTTCTCTGGAGTCATTCCTTCATCTTTATTTACATTGCCTTCTTTGCAATCCCTTAATTTGGAGCACAATCAGTACACAGACTTGGACATCTCTAATTCATCAAAAATAGAAATTCTGTCTTTAAGCGGAAACAAATTAAATGGAGTCATTCCAAGTTCCATATCCAAATTGCAAAAGGTGACACAACTTTTTCTTGATTCAAATAATTTCAGTGGAAGACTTGATTTAGGAATTTTCTCAGAGCTGAGCAACCTTCATCTTCTTGATCTTTCAAATAACAGCCATCTATCTCAAATAAGTGTAGATACAAATTCCACCCTACCAAAGTTTAAGTTACATTTTTTAACCTCATGCAACATAAGTGAATTTCCAGATTTCCTGAAAACACAAGATGAATTGGTCTCATTGAGCCTTTCTGGAAATAGGATTGATAGTCCAATACCTAATTGGTTCTTCAGCATTGGGAGGAATACCTTGGAATATCTATCTCTTTCCGAAAACTTGATTAGCGGCTGGGAAGAAATCCCATCAACACTGCCATGGAAGGAATTGAAAAGTCTTCATATGCATTCCAACATGATGCAAGGACCACTTGTCGTTCCCCCAATGAGCATTGAGGAATTCTATATCTCAAATAACAGCTTGACTGGAGAAATTGATCCATCGTTCTGTAAATTGAGTAAACTCGAAGGACTTGATGCGTCAAATAATTATCTGAGTG AGATGAAGGCCTAA